From the Corynebacterium zhongnanshanii genome, the window GGGTCGTAGAGCGACGGGTAGGTGATGCCGTTATCCCGTACGAAGTCCTGTGCCTTTTCACGGATGGGGTCCTTGACGTTGATGCCCAGGATGGTGCCGGCCTTGGCTTTCTCCAGTTTTTCCTGGACGTTTTGGAGGTCGTCGGATTCGCTGCGGCATGGGCCGCACCATTGACCCCAGGAGTTCAGGACTACGATCTGGCCGTCGAAGTCGGACAGGGAGATCTCCGAGTCATCCAGGAGGTCCTTGCCGCTGAAGTTCTGGATGGGTTTGCGCTCCCCTTCGGGGTAGCTGATGGAGGTTTTCCCGCCGGGGGAAACGAACTCGAACGTGCCGCCCACGGCCACGGCGTCCGTGCCGGCGGTGGTGTTGTCGCCGCACGCGGCGAGGCTGAGGGTGGTGGCGGTGGCGAGGAGTGCTGCCGCCGCGGCTT encodes:
- a CDS encoding TlpA family protein disulfide reductase, with protein sequence MFNATTRGEAAAPNTTAPRNNATPRNNAAPRRATKAAAAALLATATTLSLAACGDNTTAGTDAVAVGGTFEFVSPGGKTSISYPEGERKPIQNFSGKDLLDDSEISLSDFDGQIVVLNSWGQWCGPCRSESDDLQNVQEKLEKAKAGTILGINVKDPIREKAQDFVRDNGITYPSLYDPPFKTALALGGLPASVIPTTIVLDKQHRPAHVFLKEITDQELWDVIEPLIDEQPAKES